One genomic region from Natrinema caseinilyticum encodes:
- a CDS encoding MBL fold metallo-hydrolase, translated as MVTTISPERLAELQDEDAEYVLVDTRPADSYESWHIAGAVHFPFGPEEELDGRLEDLEEVVGDAERVIAVCAKGISSSNLATRLESATNEFDVAAVDGGMKGWSGVYDRVEIDVGGDLTIVQVQRRAKGCLGYVVGCSETGEAVVVDPTADTDEFEIAAEEAGLEVVGVIDTHVHADHISGGRQLADDLGVPYYLGERAARRDVEREYTPLERNQVIAVGNREIKAVFTPGHTSEMITLLVDDAALLTADTLHVDSTGRTELEFSDDEGERGARMLYETLHRTILAEPESVVVLPGHVTVTAEGEFAHGAPGEAIRTTIRDARTGIDLLDLEEDAFVDRMAEAGEKPANYEEIIEFNRGAADIPPEERVELELGPNNCSA; from the coding sequence ATGGTCACCACGATTTCGCCCGAGCGACTCGCGGAACTGCAAGACGAGGACGCGGAGTACGTCCTCGTCGACACCCGACCAGCGGACAGCTACGAGTCCTGGCACATCGCCGGTGCGGTCCACTTCCCGTTCGGCCCCGAAGAGGAACTTGATGGCCGACTCGAGGACCTGGAGGAAGTGGTCGGTGATGCCGAGCGCGTGATCGCCGTCTGCGCCAAGGGTATCTCCTCGAGTAATCTGGCCACGCGCCTCGAGTCGGCGACGAACGAGTTCGACGTGGCGGCAGTCGACGGCGGGATGAAGGGCTGGAGCGGCGTCTACGACCGCGTCGAGATCGACGTCGGCGGCGACCTGACGATCGTACAGGTTCAACGCCGCGCGAAGGGCTGTCTGGGATACGTCGTCGGCTGTTCGGAGACGGGTGAGGCGGTAGTCGTCGACCCGACGGCGGACACCGACGAGTTCGAAATCGCCGCCGAAGAGGCCGGACTCGAGGTCGTCGGCGTGATCGACACGCACGTTCACGCCGATCACATTTCCGGCGGCCGCCAGCTGGCCGACGACCTCGGAGTCCCCTATTACCTCGGCGAACGTGCGGCCCGGCGCGACGTCGAACGGGAGTACACCCCGCTCGAGCGAAACCAGGTCATCGCGGTCGGCAACCGCGAGATCAAAGCGGTGTTCACCCCCGGGCACACGAGCGAGATGATCACGCTCCTGGTCGACGACGCGGCGTTGCTGACCGCCGATACGCTGCACGTCGACTCGACGGGTCGAACGGAACTCGAGTTCTCCGACGACGAGGGCGAGCGGGGCGCGAGGATGCTTTACGAGACGCTGCATCGAACGATCCTGGCCGAACCCGAGAGCGTCGTCGTCCTCCCGGGCCACGTGACGGTCACCGCCGAGGGCGAGTTCGCACACGGCGCGCCCGGCGAGGCGATTCGGACGACGATTCGCGACGCCCGGACGGGAATCGACCTCCTCGACCTCGAGGAGGACGCGTTCGTCGACCGGATGGCCGAGGCCGGCGAGAAGCCGGCGAACTACGAGGAGATAATCGAATTCAACCGCGGAGCGGCCGATATTCCGCCGGAAGAGCGGGTCGAACTCGAGTTGGGGCCGAACAATTGCTCGGCCTGA
- a CDS encoding PAS domain S-box protein, producing the protein MERYETVVETVGDGVYLLDGNHEFTMVNSAFASMTGYDRDELVGSHAETVFGEKYVEVANAKQAEMEDTGSSVAVFEEELYPATGDPLIVESRFTLFEFADDEQGRIGTVRDVSDRVAYERELEQYETIVETVDDGIYVVDEQGRFTMVNDAYAEMTGYSRAELLGSHVSLVADDETIERAREAEREMATGTAEGPIVEASLRTADGRSVPAEATFSMLSDDHRERVGVVRDISDRKARERALEESERLYRTLAENFPNGAVGLYDEELIYTAAGGELLEEFGIPTDDIVGTSIPDLFPTALFEEVERSIRAVFDGESNSFETEYQGRNLLSQSLPVRNADDEVYAGMLVTQDITEREEYRRKLEASNERLEQFAYVASHDLQEPLRMVTSYLQLLETRYGDALDEDGEEFLAFAVDGAERMREMIDGLLEYSRVDTRGDPFEPVDLNDVLESVLHDLQLRIDERDARITTEDLPRIEGDASQVRQVFQNLLSNAITYSGDDPPVIDIAAEREGEAWKISVRDEGIGIDPDHADRVFEVFQRLHSHEEYPGTGIGLALCKRIVDRHGGEIWVDSESGDGTTISFTLPAVHASRGRNASR; encoded by the coding sequence CTGGAACGGTACGAGACGGTCGTCGAAACCGTCGGAGACGGCGTGTATCTCCTCGATGGGAACCACGAGTTCACGATGGTCAACAGCGCGTTCGCGTCGATGACCGGCTACGATCGCGACGAACTCGTCGGGTCGCACGCCGAGACGGTTTTCGGCGAGAAGTACGTCGAAGTCGCGAACGCCAAACAGGCCGAGATGGAGGACACGGGCTCCTCCGTCGCGGTATTCGAAGAGGAACTGTATCCGGCGACCGGCGACCCGCTGATCGTCGAGAGTCGGTTCACGCTGTTCGAGTTCGCCGACGACGAGCAGGGACGGATCGGCACCGTCCGCGACGTCTCCGATCGGGTCGCGTACGAACGCGAACTGGAACAGTACGAGACGATCGTGGAAACCGTCGACGACGGCATCTACGTGGTCGACGAGCAGGGTCGATTCACGATGGTAAACGACGCCTACGCGGAGATGACCGGCTACTCCCGGGCGGAGCTTCTCGGTTCGCACGTCTCCCTCGTCGCCGACGACGAGACGATCGAACGGGCACGCGAAGCGGAACGGGAGATGGCGACGGGGACGGCCGAGGGACCGATCGTCGAAGCCTCGCTCCGGACGGCGGACGGCAGGTCCGTGCCCGCGGAAGCGACGTTCTCGATGTTGTCCGACGACCATCGCGAACGAGTCGGCGTCGTCCGAGACATCTCGGACCGGAAAGCGCGCGAACGGGCGCTCGAGGAGAGCGAGCGTCTCTACCGCACCCTCGCGGAGAATTTCCCGAACGGCGCGGTCGGCCTGTACGACGAGGAATTGATTTACACCGCCGCCGGCGGCGAGTTGCTCGAGGAGTTCGGCATCCCCACGGACGACATCGTCGGCACGTCCATTCCGGATCTCTTTCCCACCGCCCTCTTCGAGGAGGTCGAGCGCTCCATCCGCGCGGTCTTCGACGGCGAATCGAACTCGTTCGAGACCGAGTACCAGGGCCGAAACCTGCTGTCGCAGTCGCTCCCCGTTCGAAACGCCGACGACGAGGTCTACGCCGGGATGCTCGTGACACAGGATATCACCGAACGCGAGGAGTACCGCCGGAAGCTCGAAGCCTCGAACGAACGCCTCGAGCAGTTCGCGTACGTCGCGTCTCACGACCTGCAAGAGCCCCTGCGAATGGTCACGAGTTACCTGCAACTGCTCGAGACGCGCTACGGTGACGCGCTCGACGAGGACGGCGAGGAGTTCCTGGCGTTCGCCGTCGACGGCGCCGAGCGGATGCGCGAGATGATCGACGGCTTGCTCGAGTATTCGCGCGTCGATACGCGCGGCGATCCGTTCGAACCGGTGGACCTGAACGACGTCCTCGAGTCCGTGCTTCACGACTTGCAGCTACGGATCGACGAACGCGACGCGCGGATCACGACCGAGGACCTTCCTCGAATCGAGGGCGACGCAAGCCAGGTTCGTCAGGTGTTTCAGAACCTGCTGAGTAACGCGATCACGTACAGCGGTGACGACCCGCCGGTGATCGATATCGCGGCCGAACGCGAGGGCGAGGCGTGGAAAATTTCTGTTCGCGACGAGGGCATCGGGATCGACCCGGACCACGCAGATCGCGTTTTCGAGGTGTTCCAGCGATTACACAGTCACGAAGAATACCCCGGGACGGGCATCGGGCTGGCGCTCTGTAAGCGCATCGTCGACCGCCACGGCGGCGAGATCTGGGTGGACTCTGAATCCGGCGACGGGACGACGATATCGTTCACGCTTCCCGCCGTTCACGCGTCCCGCGGTAGAAACGCGTCGCGGTGA
- a CDS encoding MFS transporter codes for MSLEQEPADEEADPLDAFRQFFALERDVLVLSVAMFAFSLGFQMTSRYMAEYMAALGASVFVVGLFGTVGNVISAVYPYPGGAISDRLGSRYALTAFGLCSTLGFAVWLAAPAVADVSVGPTSLAVVAIFVGLVLAQAWKSFGLGATFAIVKQAVSPSHLAAGFASTETFRRTAFLVGPLFAAALFYPFGSSDGEIRTAFRLILFVAVLFGVLGTIVQHVLYEADEDGIGTEFEGLAQLLADLRAMPDELRPLLVGDTLVRFANGMVYVFFVIVVTRFLEVGLALSVPLVGTVDLSPQSYFGVLLGLEMLVALLTMVPVAKAAERIGLKPVVALGFGVYAVFPILLINAPRNAAVLAVLFAFSGLRFAGLPAHKALIVGPAEQGAGGRVTGAYYLLRNVIVIPSAAIGGLLWGGFSNPLTGARVVAGDPTLAFGLASAIGLLGTGYFLLFGEEFEAYR; via the coding sequence ATGAGCCTCGAGCAGGAGCCCGCGGACGAGGAGGCCGATCCGCTGGACGCGTTCCGTCAGTTCTTCGCCCTCGAGCGGGACGTGCTCGTCCTCTCGGTCGCGATGTTCGCGTTCAGTCTCGGGTTCCAGATGACCAGCCGGTACATGGCCGAGTACATGGCCGCGCTCGGCGCGTCGGTGTTCGTGGTCGGCCTGTTCGGGACGGTCGGCAACGTGATCAGTGCCGTCTACCCCTACCCAGGCGGGGCGATTTCGGACCGTCTCGGCTCGCGGTACGCGCTAACGGCGTTCGGGCTGTGTTCGACGCTCGGGTTCGCCGTCTGGCTCGCGGCCCCGGCAGTCGCGGACGTCTCCGTCGGGCCGACGTCGCTTGCGGTCGTCGCGATATTCGTCGGGTTGGTACTCGCACAGGCCTGGAAGTCGTTCGGGCTCGGGGCGACGTTCGCCATCGTCAAGCAAGCGGTCTCCCCCTCGCACCTGGCCGCCGGCTTCGCGAGCACCGAGACGTTCCGCCGCACCGCCTTTCTCGTCGGGCCACTGTTCGCGGCGGCGCTGTTCTACCCCTTCGGCTCGAGCGACGGCGAGATCCGCACCGCCTTTCGGCTCATCCTGTTCGTCGCGGTACTTTTCGGCGTCCTCGGGACGATCGTTCAGCACGTCCTCTACGAAGCCGACGAGGACGGTATCGGGACGGAGTTCGAGGGCCTCGCCCAGCTGCTCGCCGATCTCCGGGCGATGCCCGACGAACTCCGACCGCTGCTCGTCGGCGACACGCTGGTCCGGTTCGCCAACGGGATGGTCTACGTCTTCTTCGTCATCGTCGTCACGCGGTTTCTCGAGGTGGGACTCGCGCTTTCCGTCCCGCTCGTCGGCACCGTCGACCTGTCGCCCCAGTCGTACTTCGGCGTCCTGCTCGGGCTCGAGATGCTGGTGGCGTTGCTGACGATGGTTCCGGTCGCCAAAGCCGCCGAGCGAATCGGACTCAAACCGGTCGTCGCGCTCGGGTTCGGCGTCTACGCGGTCTTTCCGATCCTGCTGATAAACGCCCCGCGCAACGCCGCCGTGCTCGCCGTCCTCTTCGCCTTCTCGGGGCTGCGATTCGCCGGGTTGCCCGCACACAAGGCGCTGATCGTCGGGCCCGCCGAACAGGGCGCCGGCGGTCGGGTGACCGGCGCGTACTACCTCCTGCGGAACGTGATCGTCATTCCGAGCGCGGCGATCGGCGGGTTGCTGTGGGGCGGCTTCTCGAATCCCCTGACCGGCGCGCGCGTAGTCGCCGGCGATCCGACGCTCGCGTTCGGACTCGCGTCGGCGATCGGATTGCTCGGGACGGGCTATTTCCTCCTCTTCGGCGAGGAATTCGAAGCATATCGGTAG
- a CDS encoding nuclear transport factor 2 family protein — MASASLIRRYYDALDHHDYDALEEILSPEFTQRRPDRTFEDREAFVRFMRDKRPNPDTSHHLESVVTADDRIAVRGRVTDDGTALFEFADFFEVADGRLARLETYSR; from the coding sequence ATGGCTTCGGCCTCCCTCATCCGGCGATACTACGATGCGCTCGATCATCACGATTACGACGCGCTCGAGGAGATCCTCTCGCCCGAGTTCACCCAGCGCCGTCCCGACCGGACGTTCGAGGACCGCGAGGCGTTCGTCCGGTTCATGCGCGATAAGCGACCGAACCCGGATACCAGCCACCACCTCGAGTCGGTCGTGACGGCGGACGATCGGATCGCGGTCCGCGGCCGCGTGACCGACGACGGGACGGCCCTGTTCGAATTCGCCGACTTCTTCGAGGTCGCCGACGGCCGACTCGCTCGGCTCGAGACGTACTCTCGGTGA
- a CDS encoding stage II sporulation protein M, translating into MALSDFLAAVGTVLRRRPGDLLPMYVLSVAIPAIVRVVPFLAIAVAYLFLGSTGRLASIRSDIADLESPPDPNADPEAFDAWASGLEPIVGQLAAPPLLALAAVTVVVSFLLFVFLTSVIAAGQLSACYSRLRDNRGLLAGLDGARRFWLRFLGLFVLEFLCWAVVLTVTGIGTALLAGVTSVATGSPVFAIPVVLGATAVAVVVLLAVRALFAFAPVAVVVDDAGVFGSLRNTGGFVRTRPGGAVFYYLAAVVTLVGFAIFAGVLSYANVGTIGSLVSALLVFPVLDLLKTAIYCDHRDRLTPPEPPTRSLLGQIRAGLRHGWGEMTSFVRQTPGTHAFVLVLGLVGFGAGWLAADPFVGTFEASITARLDDRFPLTMAVNLFGNNWLVALMTAYAGVALVIPAIVSLLFNGVALGIVARLEVDPLELAAFVVPHGIFEIPAILVASALGISVGGTAWRTWRGRDGRTDLADALERAFWVLVGIGIVLAIAAAIEGFVSPYYYQPFLP; encoded by the coding sequence ATGGCCCTGTCAGACTTCCTCGCCGCCGTCGGCACCGTCCTCCGTCGCCGGCCCGGCGATCTCCTCCCGATGTACGTGTTGAGCGTCGCGATTCCGGCGATCGTCCGCGTCGTTCCGTTTCTCGCGATCGCGGTCGCCTACCTGTTTCTCGGGTCGACCGGCCGGCTCGCGTCGATTCGATCGGACATCGCGGACCTCGAGTCGCCGCCGGATCCCAACGCCGATCCCGAAGCGTTCGACGCGTGGGCGAGCGGCCTCGAACCGATCGTCGGCCAGCTCGCTGCGCCGCCGCTGCTCGCGCTCGCCGCGGTCACCGTCGTCGTCAGCTTCCTGCTGTTCGTGTTCCTGACGTCGGTCATCGCTGCGGGACAGCTCTCTGCCTGTTACAGCCGATTGCGCGACAACCGGGGGCTCCTGGCCGGCCTCGACGGTGCCCGCCGCTTCTGGCTCCGGTTTCTCGGTCTGTTCGTCCTCGAGTTCCTGTGCTGGGCCGTCGTGCTGACGGTTACGGGAATCGGAACGGCGCTGCTCGCCGGCGTCACCTCGGTCGCGACCGGATCGCCGGTGTTCGCGATTCCGGTCGTTCTCGGAGCGACGGCCGTCGCGGTGGTCGTTCTGCTCGCCGTCCGTGCGCTGTTCGCGTTCGCCCCGGTCGCGGTCGTCGTCGACGACGCCGGCGTCTTCGGCTCGCTTCGAAACACCGGGGGCTTCGTTCGGACCCGGCCCGGCGGCGCGGTGTTTTACTATCTTGCCGCGGTCGTCACGCTCGTCGGATTCGCGATTTTCGCCGGCGTGCTCTCGTACGCCAACGTGGGAACAATCGGATCGCTGGTGTCCGCTCTGCTCGTGTTTCCGGTGCTCGATCTACTGAAAACCGCGATCTACTGCGATCACCGCGACCGTTTGACGCCGCCGGAGCCGCCGACCCGATCGCTTCTCGGTCAAATCCGGGCCGGCCTCCGACACGGCTGGGGCGAGATGACGTCGTTCGTCCGCCAGACGCCGGGAACCCACGCGTTCGTCCTCGTCCTCGGACTGGTCGGATTCGGGGCCGGCTGGCTGGCCGCCGACCCCTTCGTCGGCACGTTCGAGGCCTCGATCACGGCCCGCCTCGACGATCGGTTCCCCCTGACGATGGCCGTCAACCTGTTCGGTAACAACTGGCTAGTCGCCCTCATGACGGCCTACGCCGGCGTCGCGCTGGTGATTCCGGCCATCGTCTCGTTGCTCTTCAACGGCGTCGCCCTGGGGATCGTCGCCCGTCTCGAGGTCGATCCGCTCGAACTGGCCGCCTTCGTCGTCCCGCACGGCATCTTCGAAATCCCGGCGATCCTCGTCGCCAGCGCGCTCGGCATCTCCGTCGGCGGGACCGCCTGGCGGACGTGGCGTGGTCGCGACGGTCGAACCGACCTCGCCGACGCGCTCGAGCGTGCGTTCTGGGTGCTGGTCGGCATCGGCATCGTACTGGCGATCGCGGCGGCGATCGAGGGGTTCGTCAGTCCGTACTACTACCAGCCGTTTCTCCCGTGA